Proteins found in one Paenibacillus wynnii genomic segment:
- the lysA gene encoding diaminopimelate decarboxylase produces the protein MFLHGTSRINDAGHLEIGGCDVTELKADYGTPLYIMDEQLVRHRCREYVDAFTASGLGFQVAYASKAFSVMAMCRLADEEGLSLDVVSDGELYTALQAGFPVERIHFHGNNKTPDEIEMAIDAGIGCFVVDNLVELSLLQAIAAQKGATVNILLRVTPGVEAHTHEYISTGQTDSKFGFDIGNGSAYEAVKQAAAQSNLTLLGVHSHIGSQIFETEGFQLAVERVAGFARSVKEGLAVDFRVVNLGGGFGIRYIEGDTPLQVSEYVAAITGAVKTYFAGISSSLPEIWVEPGRSIVGDAGTTLYTVGTHKNIPGVRKYVAVDGGMTDNPRPALYESKYEAILANRANDAATEKVSIAGKCCESGDMLIWDLDLPEAESGDLLAVACTGAYNYSMASNYNRIRRPAVVFVQNGRSDLVVRRESHSDIIANDIVPERIAKQAILK, from the coding sequence ATGTTTTTACACGGGACGAGCCGGATCAATGATGCTGGACATCTGGAAATCGGCGGATGTGATGTAACGGAATTGAAGGCGGATTATGGAACTCCGCTATATATTATGGACGAGCAACTGGTCCGGCACCGGTGCCGGGAATATGTAGATGCTTTTACAGCCTCCGGACTTGGCTTCCAGGTGGCTTATGCGAGCAAGGCATTTTCAGTAATGGCAATGTGCCGATTGGCTGATGAAGAGGGCCTATCCTTGGATGTCGTATCGGATGGTGAATTATATACGGCACTGCAGGCAGGTTTCCCCGTTGAGCGTATTCATTTTCACGGGAACAACAAGACACCTGATGAGATTGAAATGGCTATTGATGCAGGGATCGGCTGCTTTGTTGTAGATAATTTGGTTGAACTCAGCTTATTGCAAGCCATTGCGGCTCAAAAAGGAGCAACCGTAAACATCCTTCTGCGTGTAACACCTGGTGTTGAGGCCCATACACACGAATATATTTCCACCGGGCAGACGGATTCCAAATTCGGTTTCGACATCGGAAACGGCTCGGCCTATGAAGCAGTAAAACAGGCTGCAGCGCAGAGCAACCTGACGCTGTTGGGTGTACATTCGCATATTGGCTCCCAAATTTTTGAGACAGAAGGATTTCAGCTTGCTGTAGAACGCGTAGCAGGATTTGCCCGTAGCGTCAAAGAAGGATTGGCTGTCGACTTCCGCGTAGTCAATCTGGGTGGCGGCTTTGGCATTCGCTATATCGAAGGAGACACTCCTCTTCAAGTTTCAGAATATGTAGCTGCCATCACCGGTGCTGTTAAGACTTATTTTGCCGGGATTAGCAGTTCGCTTCCTGAAATATGGGTGGAGCCGGGCCGCAGTATCGTAGGGGATGCAGGTACTACTCTTTACACCGTAGGTACCCATAAGAACATTCCAGGCGTACGCAAATACGTAGCAGTAGATGGTGGAATGACGGATAACCCTCGTCCCGCACTGTATGAATCGAAATACGAAGCGATACTTGCTAACCGTGCCAACGATGCAGCTACTGAGAAAGTATCCATTGCCGGCAAATGCTGTGAGAGTGGCGACATGCTCATTTGGGATCTAGACCTTCCCGAGGCTGAAAGCGGTGATTTACTAGCAGTTGCTTGCACAGGAGCTTATAACTATTCCATGGCGAGTAATTATAACCGTATTCGCCGCCCGGCGGTAGTGTTCGTTCAGAACGGTCGGAGTGATCTTGTAGTACGCCGGGAGAGTCACAGTGATATCATTGCTAATGATATTGTTCCTGAGCGTATTGCGAAGCAGGCAATTCTCAAGTAA
- a CDS encoding carbohydrate ABC transporter permease has translation MYYKTRGYRIFNVFNTCFLILLALMCIVPLVHVLAVSFSAKSAADANLVGLWPKQFSLEAYKKTIDNPVFLHSIWVSVKRTVIGTALTLIITFLAAYPLSKENSVFKGRNVYSWLFVFSMVFNGGLIPFYIVIQKVGLMDSFWVLVLPGAVNTFLVILMLNFFRGIPKELEEASLIDGAGHFRTLFSIFLPISLPSIATIALFSMVFHWNSWFDGLLYMNNSKQFPLATFLQTVIIQRDMSSMSVNPKEMELISQTTVRAAQIFIGAAPILMVYPFLQKYFVKGMTLGSVKE, from the coding sequence ATGTATTACAAAACGAGAGGCTATCGCATATTTAACGTATTTAACACCTGCTTTTTAATCCTTCTGGCTCTCATGTGCATTGTACCGCTGGTTCATGTATTGGCAGTTTCCTTCAGTGCTAAATCCGCTGCAGACGCCAATCTGGTTGGCTTGTGGCCGAAACAATTCTCATTGGAAGCCTATAAAAAAACTATAGATAATCCGGTGTTCTTGCATTCCATCTGGGTATCGGTGAAAAGAACGGTAATCGGCACCGCGTTGACGCTTATCATTACTTTTCTGGCAGCCTATCCGTTATCGAAAGAGAACTCAGTATTCAAGGGACGGAATGTCTACTCTTGGTTGTTCGTTTTCAGTATGGTGTTTAACGGCGGACTGATTCCTTTTTATATCGTAATTCAAAAGGTCGGCTTGATGGACTCTTTCTGGGTGCTAGTGCTCCCAGGTGCGGTTAATACGTTTCTGGTCATCCTGATGCTGAACTTCTTCCGCGGAATTCCAAAGGAGTTGGAGGAAGCATCGCTGATTGACGGAGCGGGACACTTTCGGACATTGTTCAGTATTTTCCTGCCGATCTCGCTGCCTTCGATTGCTACCATTGCGCTGTTCAGTATGGTGTTTCATTGGAACTCATGGTTTGACGGACTGTTATACATGAACAATTCCAAGCAATTCCCACTGGCAACCTTCTTGCAGACGGTTATCATTCAACGGGATATGAGCTCGATGAGTGTCAATCCGAAGGAAATGGAGCTGATCTCTCAGACTACGGTCCGTGCGGCGCAAATCTTTATTGGAGCAGCCCCGATTTTAATGGTATATCCCTTCCTGCAAAAATACTTTGTTAAAGGGATGACACTGGGTTCTGTAAAGGAGTAG
- a CDS encoding glycosyl hydrolase 53 family protein: MYFNFNISRPAEAASTFAKGADVGWLSEMEYYKWAFYNDSGVKQDVLQILKDHGMNSIRLRVWVNPSINFSNKADVVKQAVRAQKLGFRIMVDFHYSDVWADPANQKKPAAWSSKSFTDLKTAVYDHTYDVLNTLKSNGVTPEWVQIKGDTNKGMFQKPYKWRLDIPYLGVCFS, encoded by the coding sequence GTGTACTTCAACTTTAATATCTCCAGGCCGGCGGAGGCTGCCTCTACCTTCGCAAAAGGTGCAGATGTGGGCTGGTTGTCCGAGATGGAGTACTATAAGTGGGCCTTTTATAATGACAGTGGAGTGAAACAGGATGTCCTGCAAATTCTGAAAGACCATGGAATGAACTCCATCCGGCTGCGGGTCTGGGTCAATCCATCCATTAATTTTTCCAATAAAGCTGATGTAGTCAAACAGGCAGTCCGTGCTCAAAAACTGGGCTTTAGAATCATGGTTGATTTTCATTACAGTGATGTCTGGGCAGATCCGGCCAATCAGAAAAAGCCTGCCGCATGGAGCAGCAAAAGCTTCACAGATCTGAAGACGGCTGTGTATGATCATACTTACGATGTGTTGAACACTCTTAAAAGCAACGGTGTTACTCCTGAATGGGTTCAGATTAAAGGGGATACAAACAAGGGGATGTTCCAGAAGCCATACAAATGGCGTTTGGACATCCCCTATTTAGGAGTATGCTTTTCTTAG
- a CDS encoding stage V sporulation protein AB yields the protein MTAPISLGLTLLLGIAGGVAVGSGVIALFIVLDMIPRLAQLTSSYNKVHWYEGAMVGGSLIGTLSDFWNWRISAGPIVELGVGLLDGIFVGLLAAALTEVLNVLPILAKRLNMTRYLVGMLMAMVCGKVAGSLFDWVVYRH from the coding sequence ATGACTGCACCGATCTCTCTGGGATTAACTTTGTTGCTCGGCATTGCGGGAGGAGTCGCCGTTGGGAGCGGGGTTATCGCTCTATTTATTGTGCTTGATATGATTCCGCGGCTGGCTCAGCTAACCTCCTCTTACAATAAAGTACACTGGTACGAAGGGGCAATGGTAGGGGGGTCGCTTATAGGTACCCTGAGCGATTTCTGGAACTGGAGAATATCGGCAGGCCCTATAGTTGAACTTGGAGTAGGGTTATTAGATGGGATTTTTGTAGGTCTGCTGGCTGCAGCTCTAACTGAGGTCCTGAATGTGCTGCCGATTCTGGCTAAGCGCTTGAATATGACCCGTTATCTTGTTGGAATGCTGATGGCAATGGTATGTGGCAAGGTTGCCGGTTCTTTGTTTGATTGGGTTGTGTACCGACATTAA
- a CDS encoding sugar ABC transporter has product MKRKKWLPLLCASVLLASSLAGCSGNNEAKGNNAAGDKAGNSASTTENAYKDKYDPEVTITTVWGVDPELKFKNGESIENNVATKWAKEKFGINIKSLWSITDTNGAFGTKLRLSMSSGQEMPEVVTIGTADSTIAQDLIDSGMYAEVGTLFDKYASDSWKQAMAQDPNVWNQYSRDGKKMGIPVLDYAYNHDYILWIRQDWLDKLNIQAPKTIDELEKVMDAFKNQNPDGLKPDKVIPLSIGFKTTMSTWMGDPSWIFGAYGTLPQQWNLDKDGKLEYGSVNPGMKQGLGKLKEWLDKGYIPQEAALWDENKTAEPAVAGTAGIIPGPYWMSGWPLIDTAKNVPGAVWAPIEVPAGPDGSVMRHGTQFTNGVTLISTKMKNPEAFFTYQNYLFDNFANPQPGSELDNGLFAGYDYELDASGKMVANDKIAGGYVNSVRYLLVRDGARIPDAQMQSLLNLAGGTEPKTRLEKDVAVNYGKDTPVAAKVLLIQEDKSFKNMFTGPTTETMKSKMDYLNKIESQTFNEIIYGKSSIDSFDTFVATWKSGGGDQILKEVNEWYDSVK; this is encoded by the coding sequence ATGAAAAGAAAAAAATGGCTGCCGCTCCTATGTGCGAGTGTGCTTCTGGCCAGCAGTCTTGCAGGCTGCTCCGGCAATAATGAGGCTAAAGGAAATAATGCGGCAGGAGATAAGGCTGGCAATTCTGCGAGTACTACTGAAAACGCGTACAAGGACAAATATGATCCTGAGGTAACGATTACTACCGTTTGGGGCGTAGACCCGGAATTGAAATTCAAGAATGGTGAATCTATTGAGAATAACGTTGCTACCAAATGGGCCAAGGAGAAATTCGGTATTAACATTAAATCTTTGTGGTCTATCACCGATACGAATGGTGCATTCGGAACCAAGCTACGCTTATCCATGTCCTCTGGTCAGGAAATGCCTGAGGTCGTTACGATCGGTACGGCTGATAGTACAATTGCGCAAGATTTGATCGATTCCGGGATGTATGCTGAAGTCGGTACTCTGTTTGATAAATATGCGTCCGATTCCTGGAAACAGGCGATGGCACAGGATCCTAATGTATGGAATCAATACAGCCGTGACGGCAAAAAAATGGGTATCCCGGTTCTCGACTATGCGTATAACCACGACTACATTCTGTGGATCCGTCAGGATTGGCTGGATAAGCTGAATATTCAGGCACCTAAAACTATCGACGAACTGGAAAAAGTTATGGATGCTTTCAAAAACCAAAACCCGGATGGACTGAAACCGGATAAGGTGATTCCACTTAGTATCGGCTTCAAGACAACCATGAGCACATGGATGGGCGATCCTTCCTGGATCTTTGGTGCTTATGGCACACTTCCGCAGCAATGGAACCTCGACAAAGACGGGAAATTGGAATATGGCTCTGTGAATCCAGGAATGAAGCAAGGTCTTGGTAAGCTGAAGGAATGGCTCGACAAAGGATATATTCCGCAGGAAGCTGCACTTTGGGATGAGAATAAAACAGCCGAACCGGCAGTTGCCGGAACAGCGGGTATTATCCCTGGACCTTACTGGATGAGCGGCTGGCCATTGATTGATACTGCGAAGAACGTACCGGGTGCTGTATGGGCTCCGATCGAAGTTCCAGCTGGACCCGACGGATCGGTTATGCGCCACGGTACACAGTTTACTAACGGTGTGACATTGATCAGCACTAAAATGAAGAATCCTGAAGCCTTCTTTACGTATCAGAACTATTTGTTCGATAACTTCGCTAACCCGCAACCGGGCAGCGAGTTGGATAACGGTCTCTTTGCAGGCTATGATTATGAATTGGATGCAAGCGGCAAGATGGTAGCGAATGATAAAATCGCAGGCGGTTATGTAAACAGTGTCCGTTATCTGTTGGTACGTGACGGTGCCCGGATTCCTGATGCTCAAATGCAATCATTGCTCAATCTCGCAGGCGGCACTGAACCTAAGACACGTCTGGAGAAGGATGTAGCGGTTAACTATGGTAAGGATACTCCGGTGGCGGCTAAAGTCCTCTTAATTCAAGAGGATAAATCGTTCAAGAATATGTTTACCGGTCCGACAACGGAAACCATGAAGTCCAAGATGGACTACCTGAACAAAATTGAGAGTCAGACGTTTAATGAAATTATCTATGGCAAATCATCTATTGATTCGTTTGATACTTTTGTAGCTACTTGGAAATCAGGCGGCGGTGACCAAATCTTGAAGGAAGTTAATGAATGGTATGACAGTGTCAAATAA
- a CDS encoding stage V sporulation protein AA: protein MIRHSAPTIYIQLKNRVIIPKGKGVMLRDVAFLITEPECKELLYSILLIQPEQNDGNLILIDMLRVIPRIHELVPNATIEPFGEGRTIVQITETAAKQKPSVALFILVWLLLFFGSALTIMNFHADVSMQEVQIRIVEMLTGHRDEHPYVFQVAYSLGIGFGMVIFFNHLFKKKWNEEPTPLEVEMFLYQKNIDQYVVHQEYSKLNHLEDNESENQGGSG, encoded by the coding sequence ATGATACGCCATTCTGCTCCCACTATATATATACAACTCAAAAACAGAGTGATCATACCCAAAGGTAAAGGCGTTATGCTCCGTGATGTGGCTTTTCTGATTACAGAGCCGGAGTGTAAGGAGCTGCTGTATTCCATTTTGTTGATTCAGCCTGAGCAGAACGATGGCAATCTTATTCTGATTGATATGCTGCGGGTCATTCCGCGCATTCATGAGCTTGTACCGAACGCCACGATTGAACCGTTTGGTGAAGGTAGGACCATTGTACAGATCACAGAAACGGCAGCGAAGCAAAAACCTTCAGTGGCACTATTTATACTGGTCTGGCTGCTTCTGTTCTTCGGTTCGGCATTGACGATTATGAATTTCCATGCGGATGTCAGCATGCAGGAGGTTCAGATTCGAATTGTTGAGATGTTAACCGGCCATCGTGATGAGCATCCCTATGTGTTTCAAGTCGCGTATTCATTGGGAATTGGTTTTGGTATGGTTATTTTTTTCAATCATTTGTTCAAGAAAAAGTGGAATGAGGAGCCTACTCCTCTGGAAGTGGAGATGTTCCTGTATCAGAAGAATATTGATCAATATGTGGTCCACCAGGAATACAGTAAACTGAATCATCTGGAGGATAACGAATCTGAGAATCAGGGAGGTTCAGGATGA
- a CDS encoding peptidylprolyl isomerase: MAKQAKVTLENGGVVLLDLFEQDAPNTVANFEKLANSGFYNGLVFHRVIPGFVAQGGCPTGTGSGGPGYTINCEINPNKHERGSIAMAHAGKNTGGSQFYIAYAPQPHLDGVHTVFGKVVSGMDQVDTFKGRDKMTSVEVFEA, translated from the coding sequence ATGGCTAAGCAAGCGAAGGTTACATTGGAAAATGGCGGCGTAGTGCTGCTGGATTTGTTCGAACAAGATGCTCCTAATACCGTAGCCAACTTTGAGAAGCTGGCAAACTCCGGTTTCTACAACGGTTTGGTATTCCACCGCGTAATTCCGGGCTTTGTTGCTCAAGGCGGTTGTCCTACTGGAACAGGTTCCGGTGGACCTGGTTATACGATTAACTGCGAGATCAACCCGAACAAACATGAGCGTGGATCCATTGCAATGGCACACGCAGGCAAGAACACAGGCGGAAGCCAGTTCTATATCGCCTATGCTCCACAACCGCATCTGGACGGAGTACACACAGTATTCGGTAAAGTTGTTAGCGGTATGGACCAAGTGGACACATTCAAAGGCCGCGACAAAATGACTTCTGTAGAAGTTTTTGAAGCCTAA
- a CDS encoding spore germination protein produces MDSDWDEDNDEEDDEDDDESDEPERERERERERESQGLSSKKLKKTKESKKAVEPLQMKYNNEQSDSLKESIMYWQGNNEIPTTLEGTKKILTEVMGLGSSFDIAFREMSFGGREAALVCVTGFTNDAILDQILKRLTYLTPQDINTDVLASFIGEYIPHLQVEKGKLLSDSVNKILKGMSAIFVEGESQVILMDVRSYPMRSPSEPTIERVVRGARDGFTETLLSNVSLVRRRIRDPGLKYELHAVGRRTRTDVCVAYIDDIADIVQVKAVIDKIKTVNIDGIPLADKQLEEAIMGGGWNPYPLVRYSERPDIVASHLLEGRVVLFVDTSPSVMVLPTTFFDLCQHAEENRQTPFIGSYLRWVRFIGIFSSMFLLPLWMLLVLHPELKPAALEFIGPQKMARIPLLAQFLFVEFGVDLLRMAAVHTPTPLGSAMGLIAAVLIGDIAVQTGLFVNEVVLYMAVAAIGMFATPSYELGLANRIVRLVLLLAVSAFQVPGFVIGSTLLVILLTLNRSYNSSYLWPFIPFNAKGMGAILLRKPVLSSKLRPSFNKTTDNTRVPQSKSNRRQS; encoded by the coding sequence TTGGATTCAGACTGGGATGAAGACAATGATGAAGAAGATGATGAGGATGATGATGAGTCTGATGAACCAGAACGGGAACGGGAACGGGAACGGGAACGGGAATCCCAGGGCCTATCATCTAAAAAGTTGAAAAAAACCAAGGAATCCAAAAAGGCTGTAGAACCTTTGCAAATGAAATACAATAATGAGCAATCTGATTCACTCAAGGAATCGATTATGTATTGGCAGGGAAATAACGAAATTCCAACTACTTTAGAGGGAACTAAAAAGATTTTAACCGAAGTAATGGGTCTTGGATCATCCTTTGATATCGCCTTCCGAGAAATGTCATTTGGAGGCCGGGAAGCGGCACTAGTTTGTGTTACCGGATTTACAAATGATGCTATTCTTGATCAGATTCTGAAGCGTTTGACTTATCTGACTCCTCAAGATATAAACACAGACGTACTTGCAAGCTTTATTGGTGAATACATTCCTCACTTACAGGTTGAAAAGGGCAAGCTATTAAGTGACAGTGTTAATAAAATACTTAAGGGTATGAGTGCTATTTTCGTTGAGGGAGAGTCTCAAGTTATCCTGATGGATGTCCGTTCGTATCCTATGCGAAGTCCCTCTGAACCGACCATTGAGCGGGTTGTCCGCGGTGCCCGTGATGGGTTTACGGAGACATTGCTAAGTAACGTATCATTGGTTAGAAGACGGATACGTGACCCAGGACTTAAGTATGAGCTCCATGCCGTCGGACGTCGGACGCGAACCGATGTCTGCGTAGCCTATATTGATGATATAGCAGATATAGTACAGGTAAAGGCCGTAATTGATAAAATAAAAACGGTGAATATCGATGGCATTCCTCTGGCCGATAAACAATTGGAGGAGGCAATCATGGGAGGCGGTTGGAATCCCTATCCTCTGGTTCGTTATTCTGAGCGGCCAGATATAGTGGCTTCCCATTTGCTGGAGGGGCGTGTTGTTCTTTTTGTGGATACCTCACCGAGTGTTATGGTTCTTCCGACAACGTTTTTTGATCTGTGCCAGCATGCTGAAGAGAACCGCCAAACCCCTTTTATAGGTTCCTATTTGCGGTGGGTCCGTTTCATTGGTATTTTCTCATCGATGTTCCTGCTGCCGCTGTGGATGCTTCTTGTGCTTCATCCTGAGCTCAAACCGGCTGCACTTGAGTTTATAGGCCCGCAAAAAATGGCCAGAATTCCATTGCTCGCTCAGTTTCTTTTCGTTGAATTCGGAGTTGATTTATTACGGATGGCAGCCGTACACACGCCTACTCCGCTGGGCTCTGCCATGGGTCTGATTGCCGCCGTATTAATTGGTGATATTGCTGTCCAGACCGGATTGTTCGTCAATGAAGTAGTATTGTATATGGCCGTAGCTGCCATTGGGATGTTCGCAACACCGAGCTATGAACTGGGACTGGCAAACCGTATAGTCAGGCTTGTACTGCTTCTCGCTGTCTCTGCTTTTCAGGTGCCAGGATTCGTAATCGGTTCTACACTGTTGGTTATCTTGCTAACCCTGAACCGTTCCTACAATTCATCGTATCTATGGCCGTTTATACCCTTTAATGCAAAGGGCATGGGTGCCATCTTACTACGAAAACCAGTGTTGAGTTCTAAATTAAGGCCGTCTTTCAATAAAACTACTGACAATACGAGGGTCCCGCAATCTAAATCAAACCGGAGACAATCGTAA
- a CDS encoding ABC transporter permease — protein MRTLKKTWPFHVMLLPAMIFLIIFSFIPMLGVVMAFQDYKPWLGITGSQWVGLDNFRYLFERDDSMQVIWNTLIIAILKMVFNLLVPFIFAILLNEIRKVGVQRTIQTLVYLPHFLSWVILGGILLDLLATDGFVNQILGSLGVKPIFFLGDNNWFRFTVILTDVWKEFGYNTIIFLAALAGINPSLYEAAEVDGATRWKQTLFITMPSLIPMAVVVGTLALGNVLNAGFDQIFNLYNPLVYQKGDIIDTFVYRTAILNGEMGFGTAIGLFKSAISMVLILVSYRLAKKWAGYRIF, from the coding sequence ATGAGAACACTTAAAAAAACTTGGCCATTTCACGTTATGCTGCTGCCAGCGATGATATTTCTGATTATTTTCAGTTTTATACCGATGCTGGGCGTTGTGATGGCCTTCCAGGATTACAAGCCTTGGCTGGGGATTACGGGTTCACAATGGGTGGGATTGGACAACTTCCGTTACCTTTTTGAGCGCGATGACAGCATGCAGGTAATCTGGAACACATTGATTATTGCGATTTTAAAAATGGTGTTTAATCTGCTTGTTCCGTTTATCTTTGCCATTCTATTGAACGAGATTCGCAAGGTGGGCGTACAGCGCACGATACAAACGCTGGTGTATCTGCCCCACTTTTTGTCCTGGGTCATCCTTGGCGGAATCCTGCTGGATCTGCTTGCTACAGACGGCTTTGTGAACCAGATTCTTGGTTCTTTGGGTGTAAAGCCTATTTTCTTCCTAGGGGATAATAACTGGTTCCGGTTTACCGTTATTCTTACTGATGTATGGAAGGAATTCGGATACAACACGATTATTTTCCTAGCGGCGTTGGCGGGTATAAATCCTTCGCTGTATGAGGCAGCTGAGGTAGATGGAGCGACCCGCTGGAAGCAAACCCTCTTCATCACGATGCCTTCCTTAATTCCAATGGCTGTCGTTGTGGGAACCCTGGCACTCGGTAATGTACTGAATGCAGGCTTTGACCAGATCTTCAACTTATATAACCCTCTGGTTTATCAAAAGGGCGATATCATTGATACCTTCGTGTACCGGACAGCTATTCTGAACGGTGAGATGGGCTTCGGTACAGCTATCGGGTTATTCAAATCCGCAATTAGCATGGTACTTATACTCGTATCCTATCGGCTGGCTAAAAAGTGGGCAGGTTATCGCATATTCTAA
- a CDS encoding TIGR02206 family membrane protein: MNFSTFFDPQHNDDFIMFSMSHWIALLLLTTIALFLFFSRFTIRSTRELRNGIRLLLVMILIFCEAGLQLWYLSQDLWKPTHSLPLELCGITLMLSVVMLITRSRWLYSFLYFAGIGGAFIALVTPNLVYPFPHFRFLLFFVVHGAIILASLYMTWVEGFRPTWKSLGYTMVCLNAGAVAVWGADQLLGANYMFLSHKPDTYSFLDYFGPYPYYLLIEELFAFAVFLMMYVLFFWLPNRFRTRHHKGQKFHY; the protein is encoded by the coding sequence GTGAACTTTTCGACATTTTTTGACCCCCAGCATAACGATGATTTTATAATGTTTTCAATGTCTCATTGGATAGCACTTTTACTTCTAACTACAATTGCCCTCTTCCTGTTCTTCTCAAGGTTTACAATCCGTTCAACACGGGAACTTCGAAACGGAATTCGGCTGCTGCTAGTGATGATACTTATTTTCTGTGAAGCCGGACTCCAGTTATGGTATTTATCACAGGACCTCTGGAAACCCACCCATTCGCTGCCTTTGGAGCTGTGTGGAATCACATTAATGCTCTCGGTAGTCATGTTAATAACACGAAGCCGATGGCTCTACTCCTTCCTCTATTTCGCCGGAATCGGCGGAGCGTTCATTGCATTAGTTACGCCAAATCTGGTCTATCCTTTTCCGCATTTCCGTTTTCTCTTGTTCTTTGTAGTCCATGGAGCCATCATACTAGCGTCTTTATATATGACCTGGGTGGAAGGCTTTAGACCTACTTGGAAATCACTCGGGTACACAATGGTCTGTCTTAATGCCGGTGCTGTAGCTGTATGGGGTGCCGATCAGCTTCTTGGAGCCAATTATATGTTCCTGTCACATAAACCCGACACTTACTCTTTTCTTGATTATTTCGGCCCTTACCCTTATTACCTGCTGATTGAAGAACTGTTTGCTTTCGCGGTATTTCTAATGATGTATGTACTGTTCTTTTGGTTGCCGAATCGGTTCAGAACTAGGCATCACAAAGGCCAGAAATTTCATTATTGA